A section of the Babesia microti strain RI chromosome I, complete genome genome encodes:
- a CDS encoding hypothetical protein (overlaps_old_locusTagID:BBM_I02465) produces MKLSLLTTITLIHLFHIHFVCSKAIIAKNNETESVSFLARSHKTSKKPKNWLHKGLSRKVNKEKGLKKNKTLFKKKENKHNNKPSNNGNKSKKKRRGLFGRKKSKSFKNKKSKIDGKHEADDVKDNVSLNLSSADHKYSNHSHDDSNHDYKRDDSDRDYKHDDSDHDYKRDDSDHDYKRDGSNHNYKHDDSDHDYKRDDSDHDYKHDSDSESTNNREKNDSYYASNNEINSEPPEFKQPKRVIIDKLEKQLLKVIETIANAR; encoded by the coding sequence atgaaattatcGCTGCTTACGACTATAACTCTTATACATCTTTTCCACATTCATTTTGTGTGTTCAAAGGCAATTATAGCTAAAAACAATGAAACGGAATCTGTGTCTTTTTTGGCCAGATCACATAAAACATCGAAGAAACCTAAAAATTGGTTACACAAGGGCCTGTCCCGTAAGGTTAACAAGGAAAAGGGCCTAAAGAAAAACaaaacattatttaaaaagaAGGAGAATAAACACAATAACAAACCAAGCAACAATGgtaataaatcaaaaaaaaAGAGACGGGGGTTATTCGGAAGAAAAAAATCGaaatcattcaaaaataaaaaatccaaaataGATGGAAAACATGAAGCTGATGATGTTAAGGATAATGTTTCGTTGAATTTGAGCAGTGCAGATCACAAATACTCAAATCATTCACATGACGACTCTAACCATGATTACAAACGTGATGATTCAGATCGTGATTACAAGCATGATGATTCAGATCATGATTACAAACGTGATGATTCAGATCATGATTACAAACGTGATGGTTCAAATCataattataaacatgATGATTCCGATCATGATTATAAACGTGATGACTCTGATCATGATTATAAACATGATAGTGATAGTGAAAGTACCAACAACAGAGAAAAGAATGACAGTTACTATGCTtcaaataatgaaataaacAGTGAACCCCCTGAATTTAAACAACCGAAACGtgttattattgataaattggaaaaACAATTGCTAAAAGTCATAGAAACAATTGCAAATGCCAGATGA
- a CDS encoding CW-type Zinc Finger (overlaps_old_locusTagID:BBM_I02470), which translates to MNAMDTETAINWAQCDSCSKWRKLPSDYPLDQLPNDWVCSMNPNKKFSSCDIPEEAYNDIEKLSIDNNLPIDPKCQLPDLHPDTIPSTYAVISSAPIPRAKLDTGIKQEHIPESTVTSTCLPIKPLDAESGNCLTTKYCKESLLNLQIPPIPLKTGIVEIPPIDAKEFNYYNLNDLLMKVDKIELPQLSDLPKVTNTDISNIAQEIKTYPSTDDKQKISHKDMNNTHVKGIISNGHSRKTYTRSCNYGIKDNNKVYDNCYSKRYDKKRQDTNASNRYNNFEKYENETYNSYSGRTIKPSRHDDYIKTESKYKPSTSNNFNLRGRRGNKSYLTKKTKKEILPLSLVNWVQCEGCKKWRQLPSHVNVEKLPDNWYCKMNIWDPPKADCSVPEDPEPLPCGADSNSSAVSLPSNQLSKTITHKGKRKKHKKVEQMMQIECTHDFSNVHYIDCPNKDYVAGHPVGDRLVLYSQSNSDMSVCKTLGDVAVFSKYTKDPNLDKKRPPTDPLVLSFGCKTEWNLDTTYTMVTERQIESELEKVEKEEDQFSHNGLAGGLDKLLQLCPNLRGQVGKRKIIPSNWPNKLLFTNIYPMKNDIETVHRQVDNEETFEKLSAWMKSNKKVGFSPNSPYANMLLYSAVEHTEG; encoded by the coding sequence ATGAATGCTATGGATACAGAAACCGCCATAAATTGGGCACAATGCGATTCATGTTCCAAATGGCGAAAATTACCATCGGATTATCCACTGGATCAATTGCCTAATGATTGGGTTTGCTCCATGAATCctaataaaaaattttcttcCTGCGATATACCGGAGGAGGCATATAATGACATAGAAAAGTTatcaattgataataatctACCAATTGATCCTAAATGTCAACTCCCTGACCTTCATCCGGATACCATACCCAGCACTTACGCAGTTATATCATCAGCGCCCATACCTAGGGCTAAGTTAGACACAGGCATTAAGCAGGAGCACATACCAGAATCCACAGTAACATCCACATGTTTACCAATCAAACCCTTGGATGCCGAGAGTGGAAACTGCTTGACTAccaaatattgtaaagAATCTTTactaaatttacaaataccTCCCATCCCGCTGAAAACGGGGATTGTTGAGATACCACCAATTGATGCCAAGGAATTTAACTATTACAATCTCAATGATCTTCTCATGAAGGTGGATAAGATTGAACTTCCGCAATTGTCAGACCTACCGAAAGTCACCAATACTGATATCAGTAATATTGCCCAGGAGATTAAAACATACCCTAGTACTGAtgataaacaaaaaatttcacataAAGACATGAATAATACGCATGTTAAGGGTATTATAAGCAATGGTCACAGCAGGAAAACCTATACCAGATCCTGCAACTATGGCATTAAAGACAACAATAAAGTATACGATAATTGCTATAGCAAAAGGTATGATAAAAAGCGCCAGGATACTAATGCAAGCAATAggtataataattttgaaaaatatgaaaatgagACATACAATAGTTATTCGGGCAGAACAATAAAACCCAGTAGGCATGATGATTACATCAAGACGGAGTCCAAATATAAGCCTTCAACatccaataattttaacttGAGGGGCAGAAGAGGAAATAAGTCATATTTGACAAAGAAGACAAAAAAGGAGATATTGCCGTTGTCATTGGTTAATTGGGTGCAATGTGAGGGGTGTAAAAAGTGGAGACAATTGCCAAGTCATGTTAACGTGGAAAAGTTACCGGATAATTGGTATTGTAAGATGAATATATGGGATCCACCTAAGGCTGATTGCTCAGTACCGGAGGATCCAGAACCTCTACCATGCGGTGCAGATTCAAATTCCTCAGCAGTTTCTTTACCTTCAAACCAACTATCTAAAACAATAACTCATAAAGGCAAAAGAAAAAAGCATAAGAAGGTGGAGCAAATGATGCAAATTGAATGTACCCATGACTTTTCCAACGTACATTACATTGATTGCCCCAACAAAGATTATGTTGCTGGACATCCAGTGGGAGATAGGCTTGTTTTATATTCTCAATCAAACAGTGATATGTCAGTTTGTAAGACATTGGGGGATGTAGCTGtcttttccaaatataCTAAAGATCCCAATTTGGACAAGAAGCGACCGCCCACTGATCCACTAGTATTATCATTTGGCTGCAAAACTGAATGGAATTTAGACACCACATATACTATGGTTACTGAACGACAGATTGAGAGTGAACTTGAAAAGGTGGAAAAGGAGGAGGACCAATTTTCGCATAATGGATTGGCTGGAGGGCTGGATAAATTGTTGCAATTATGTCCAAATCTTCGTGGACAAGTAGGTAAACGAAAAATAATACCTTCAAATTGgccaaacaaattattgtttaCAAACATTTATCCGATGAAGAATGATATCGAAACTGTACATAGACAGGTTGATAATGAAGAGACATTTGAAAAGTTGTCTGCATGGATGAAGAGCAACAAAAAGGTCGGTTTTAGCCCTAATTCACCATACGCTAACATGTTGTTATATTCTGCTGTTGAACATACGGAAGGATAG